From one Rubrobacter xylanophilus genomic stretch:
- a CDS encoding CaiB/BaiF CoA transferase family protein, with protein sequence MSSREIRPEGLETVGKGGRAPAPLRGIRVVELAHWMAGPAAGGLLSDWGAEVIKVEAPGGDPMRRVFGAMGFKPETPNGAFISANRGKKSVAIEIRTGPGREVFDRLLEEADVLLTNLRPSALKRLGLTPEAVTNRYPRLVYCSLTAYGWGGPDQERPGYDLAAFFGRAGVSHQITTRGTPPATLMQGMGDTFTALSAASGILAALVERQGTGKGRFVEASLLRTGMWALGGVLGVKAMGGNPRPPARREVCPTPLYNSYRAADDRWFFLVGVEGSRHIPNVLAAIGRTDLLDDERFKDERSLSKNRGEVIAIFDEAFATKPLHEWIEIFDQHDVWWAPVQTPAEVIEDPQARAVGAWIEVEQGSSGSVVESVDSPIRFDGCSRTKVRGAPEVGEQTRQVLSSLGYSDEQIEGLVRQTAEWGNEGKK encoded by the coding sequence GTGAGCAGCAGGGAGATCCGGCCGGAAGGTCTGGAGACTGTGGGAAAAGGCGGGAGAGCACCCGCTCCGCTGCGCGGGATAAGGGTCGTCGAGCTCGCACACTGGATGGCGGGTCCGGCGGCCGGAGGTCTACTGTCCGACTGGGGGGCGGAGGTCATAAAGGTCGAGGCTCCCGGCGGAGATCCGATGCGGAGAGTCTTCGGCGCGATGGGCTTCAAGCCGGAAACTCCGAACGGTGCCTTTATCTCAGCGAACCGAGGAAAGAAATCTGTTGCGATCGAGATCCGGACCGGACCGGGGCGTGAGGTCTTCGACCGTCTTCTCGAAGAGGCGGACGTGCTGCTGACCAACCTGCGGCCGAGCGCCCTGAAGCGGCTCGGTCTGACGCCGGAGGCCGTGACGAACCGCTACCCGAGGCTTGTCTACTGCTCTCTCACGGCCTATGGGTGGGGAGGCCCCGACCAGGAGCGCCCGGGTTACGACCTGGCTGCGTTCTTCGGCCGTGCGGGCGTCTCCCATCAGATCACGACGCGCGGCACCCCGCCTGCAACTCTGATGCAGGGGATGGGGGACACCTTCACCGCGCTCTCCGCTGCTTCTGGCATCCTCGCAGCTCTGGTAGAGCGCCAGGGTACAGGGAAGGGCCGATTCGTCGAAGCTTCCCTGCTGCGCACGGGTATGTGGGCTTTGGGCGGGGTGCTGGGGGTCAAGGCGATGGGTGGGAACCCCCGCCCGCCCGCGCGGCGTGAGGTCTGCCCGACGCCGCTTTACAACTCGTACCGCGCCGCCGACGATCGCTGGTTCTTCTTGGTCGGGGTCGAGGGATCGCGGCATATACCTAACGTGCTGGCGGCGATCGGGCGCACTGATCTGCTCGACGATGAGCGCTTCAAGGACGAACGCAGCCTCTCCAAGAACCGGGGAGAGGTCATCGCGATCTTCGACGAGGCTTTCGCGACGAAACCCCTCCACGAGTGGATCGAGATATTCGACCAGCACGACGTGTGGTGGGCGCCGGTGCAGACACCCGCTGAGGTGATCGAGGACCCCCAGGCGCGGGCCGTCGGGGCGTGGATCGAGGTCGAACAGGGATCTTCGGGGAGCGTAGTCGAATCGGTGGACTCGCCCATCCGCTTCGATGGTTGCTCCAGGACGAAGGTCCGAGGTGCACCGGAGGTTGGAGAGCAGACGCGCCAGGTCCTGAGTTCTCTCGGATACAGCGATGAGCAGATAGAAGGCCTCGTCAGGCAGACAGCCGAGTGGGGCAACGAAGGCAAGAAGTAA
- a CDS encoding enoyl-CoA hydratase/isomerase family protein translates to MADEVILEKDGAIARLILNRPEKHNALSFAGLDELVEALHKAEDDDEIKVIILKGRGPSFCAGHDYDDAVRSYGLAREGSANTAEGESGESEQKPRRPSQRSRLQRDRKLAENYMAFQYSIKPIIAQVHGHCIGAGMYLVELVDLAIAADTAKFSHAEQRLGLAGNTWQLNAQILMYGPKRAREVLLLAEEFNGRRAAELGLVNRSVPENDLESTVESWARKVARHPKDALVMGKAVHQMALDDLGYTQQFWRGYVGHSLSTNIKYEPEDYNFLRERSQRGTRGAFHGREEHFGG, encoded by the coding sequence GTGGCCGATGAGGTGATTCTGGAGAAGGATGGGGCAATTGCGAGGTTGATCCTCAACCGACCGGAGAAGCACAACGCGCTGAGCTTCGCAGGACTAGATGAGCTTGTTGAGGCCCTGCACAAGGCTGAGGATGACGACGAGATTAAGGTGATCATCCTCAAAGGACGTGGCCCGTCTTTTTGCGCCGGCCACGACTACGACGATGCGGTGCGGTCCTACGGGCTTGCGCGAGAGGGCTCAGCGAACACGGCAGAAGGCGAGTCGGGAGAGTCCGAACAGAAGCCACGGCGCCCGAGCCAGCGCTCCCGGCTCCAGCGCGACCGGAAGCTGGCCGAGAACTACATGGCGTTCCAGTACTCGATCAAGCCGATCATCGCCCAGGTCCATGGTCACTGCATTGGTGCGGGGATGTACCTGGTGGAGCTCGTGGACCTAGCGATCGCCGCCGACACGGCGAAGTTCAGTCATGCCGAACAGAGGCTAGGTCTGGCCGGGAACACCTGGCAGTTGAACGCACAGATCCTCATGTACGGTCCGAAAAGGGCGCGGGAGGTATTGCTTCTAGCGGAGGAGTTCAACGGTCGGAGGGCTGCCGAGCTGGGTCTCGTCAACCGCTCTGTCCCGGAAAACGACCTCGAGTCAACCGTCGAGTCGTGGGCGCGCAAGGTGGCAAGGCACCCGAAGGACGCACTGGTAATGGGCAAGGCTGTCCATCAGATGGCGCTGGACGATCTCGGCTACACGCAGCAGTTCTGGCGTGGCTATGTCGGGCACTCGCTCAGCACGAACATCAAGTACGAGCCAGAGGACTACAACTTCCTGCGGGAACGGAGTCAGCGCGGCACGCGCGGTGCTTTCCACGGGCGAGAAGAGCACTTCGGAGGCTAA
- a CDS encoding cytochrome P450 yields MAEPGKKRKSEPHGCKWADNYDIFSSEFTDDPFSLWDKMREGGCPVAHSDLWGGSWMPVEYDDIRQIARDPERFSSRAVEVGGPVPRPGGGLFIPPLTSDPPEHRSYRRLLQPYFTSQKIAELEPFVRKEARILSEGLAERGEGDAVGDFARHLTIAVLTRLLGVPRDNEERFIDWMVRLVRIGPQDQRVRNAVVREILDYFKILFAERRENPGDDLVSYVATTTAEINGRPLSEKDRLGMCFLILIAGADTTWSAIGASLWHLATYPEDRKRLVAEPDLMTSAVEELLRVYAPVTIARIAKEDVELHGRCIHAGERLILPFAAANRDPKVFEDPNEIRIDREKNRHITFGWGAHRCLGAGLAKLELRVSLEEWLRAMPDYYLTDPENITWSGGQVRGPNRVDFKVGERVDA; encoded by the coding sequence ATGGCTGAGCCAGGTAAGAAGAGGAAGTCAGAGCCGCACGGATGTAAGTGGGCGGACAACTACGATATCTTCTCTTCGGAGTTCACCGACGACCCGTTCTCGCTGTGGGATAAGATGCGCGAGGGGGGATGCCCGGTGGCGCACAGCGACCTCTGGGGAGGGTCGTGGATGCCGGTAGAGTACGACGATATTCGCCAGATCGCTCGTGACCCGGAGCGGTTCTCATCGAGAGCGGTTGAGGTCGGTGGACCGGTTCCGCGACCGGGTGGCGGTCTCTTCATCCCGCCTCTAACGTCTGATCCTCCTGAACACCGGAGCTATAGGAGGTTACTGCAGCCGTACTTCACGTCCCAGAAGATCGCCGAGCTGGAGCCGTTCGTCCGCAAGGAAGCTAGGATCCTCTCAGAAGGGCTTGCAGAGCGCGGAGAGGGCGATGCGGTAGGGGACTTTGCTCGGCATCTGACCATAGCGGTGCTCACCCGGCTGCTCGGCGTGCCGCGCGACAACGAAGAGCGCTTCATCGACTGGATGGTCAGGTTGGTGAGAATCGGGCCGCAGGATCAGAGAGTTCGTAACGCGGTCGTGCGCGAGATCCTCGACTACTTCAAGATCCTTTTTGCGGAGCGCAGGGAAAACCCTGGTGACGATCTCGTTAGCTACGTTGCAACGACGACCGCCGAGATAAACGGACGGCCGCTGAGTGAAAAGGATCGGCTCGGAATGTGCTTCCTGATCCTTATTGCGGGAGCAGATACGACGTGGAGTGCCATCGGGGCCAGCTTGTGGCACCTGGCGACTTATCCGGAGGACCGCAAGCGGTTGGTAGCCGAACCCGACCTCATGACGAGCGCGGTTGAAGAACTGCTCAGGGTCTATGCGCCGGTCACCATAGCCCGTATTGCAAAGGAGGATGTGGAGCTTCACGGTCGTTGCATCCACGCCGGGGAACGTCTCATCCTGCCGTTCGCTGCAGCGAATCGGGACCCGAAGGTCTTCGAGGACCCAAACGAGATCAGGATAGATCGTGAGAAGAACCGCCACATCACCTTCGGTTGGGGCGCACACCGCTGTCTCGGAGCAGGCCTGGCCAAGCTCGAGCTCCGAGTCAGCCTCGAGGAGTGGCTTCGGGCGATGCCTGACTACTACCTGACCGATCCAGAGAATATCACGTGGAGCGGAGGCCAGGTACGCGGACCCAACCGCGTGGACTTTAAGGTCGGCGAAAGGGTGGATGCGTGA